One Zonotrichia albicollis isolate bZonAlb1 chromosome 14, bZonAlb1.hap1, whole genome shotgun sequence genomic window, aagaggagaaagaaatgTCACAACTTCAGGAACACCCAACTGCACTGACATCACCCCAGAGCCTAGAGGAAGGACTCGGGTTCCCCTTCTTTGCCCACGGGGGTTTcgggctctctgaagcagctgCCCCTCCTGGCAGAGGAGCTCTCGCGGTGGCTGCTGAGCTGGTGCACCCTCCTCTTGAACAGGCGGTGCAGCTTCTCCTGGAACTGGTTGCCAATGAAGCAGTAGAGCAGGGGATTGGTGCAGCTGTTGGCAAAGGCCACGCAGATGCCGAAGGGCAGCGCCGTGTCGATGAGCCCCACCACCGCACAGCTGGCAATGACCTCCATGTGAGCCAGCGCGTTCAGAAACGTCAGAACGTGGAACGGCAGCCAGGAGATCAGGAAGGCAATGACAACAGCAGCCACCAGCTTCAGGACCTTGTCCCTCTTCTGCCTGCTCTTCCCAAACTGCTGTGCTTTAAGCAAGTGCCTCCTGATCGAGATGTAGCACGTGGTGATCACTGCCAAGGGGATGAAGAAGCCCAGGGTGTTTTTCAGGAAGGCTGTTGCCACAGACCATTGAGCATAGTTCTCATAAGGAAAGGCCATAATGCAAGCATTGACCTCCAAGCTTTCAACGTAGTAAGTGTCTCGGAAATAAAAAGTTGGGAGGGAGGACAAGCAGGCGAGGCCCCACACCACCAATGCCACAAAATAAGCTTGTTGTGGAGTTCTCCTCTGGGAGTGAATAGGGTGGACAATGGCGTGGTACCGGTCCACGCTCATGCACgtaatgaaaaaaatacttGCAAACATATTCAGACACAGGACAGAGCTGGAGATCTTGCACATGAGAGACCCGAAAAGCCAGTTGTATCCCTGAGCATAGTAGGTGGCCCAGAAGGGAAGGGTGGCCAGGCACAGCAGGTCTGCCATGGCCAGGTTGAAAATGTAGATATTAGCAACTGTCTTGGGGCCAGTGTGACGACAGAGCACCACAACCACCACACTGTTGCCAACCAAGCCAAGAACAAAAACTGCAGAGAAGAGGGCTGGAATCAGTGAAAACTGATAATTTGAAGAGGTaagggggcagggaggggatgagTGTGACACAGCTGATGAGTTTGTCAGTGCTGTAGACAGGACTTGGAGACTTTCCCTGGTGGTGACAACCAGGGAGTAATTGCTCTGCATGTTGGTGCTGGTGGAAAGGGAATTTCTTCAGGAAATTCATGGGCTGGCAGCACTTTCTTATCCCATTGCTCACCTGCAGATCAGAAACCATGTGTTAGACATGCACTCTGCACCTCTCTTAGCTCTGAAATCACACAgacacaataaaataaaaaccatttGAAGTTATATCAGTAAGCTGAGTGCTGAAATACCAGGCAGCCCTGCTGAACTCCTTACCTCCATCCCACTGACAGAACACAATTAGCCCTAGGGACGTCACAGCACTTTTTAATTAGCCTGGCAGAGAAGGGAGCAGCTGGGGTTTATCTGTGATTACAGATGGTGCTTTCTgtggccagcagagcagaaggATTATGGACTCAGGAGCTGGAGGCTCTTTGGGAGCTTCTGTGACCCAAAGGCCACGCTGAAGCTCCTCATGATCCTTTTCTCAGTTTCTCATGCTATTTCCAGCACTCTGAGCagttaaaataatattaaaaggCAGATGTGAAAGCAGCCATTAAAAAGGACTATTAGGAAAGCAAGCTgtgactattttttttttgccccccaGTTCACAGGGCTGGACACAAAGACACTGAAGGGTCTTTGCAAAATGTCATTCACTGTCAGTGTCCTTCTGACACATATCTGCATCTCCTTCCCTCATGACAGCTTTAATCAGAACAGTAAAAGAGATCATTTCAATGTAGACACAAGCAATAAactcagtccttgcaggcactgaatTTAACAGTACTATGAGCCATTAATTTAGAAATATCAGAACTGGATTTCAGCAAGGGAAAATGTAGCTATAAAACAGCTAAAATAAGAGAGTTAATTGACAGGTCTGCCTTTGTTGCATTTCAACAGCTTGTGTCTGCACTCTGAGCAGGACATATTGCAAACTTGAAGACTTTCTAAGCCAATGAAAAAGATATCATAcccaagtattttattttacataatTAAAAACTAATTTCCTCTTTCTAGTAAGTTTTTGTGGAACCAGACAGGCATTTAAGAATTCTCAAGGAACTCTAAAAGTAACAGGATTTTCACCAAGACAACAGATTTGGGTAATGATCTGTCATTTAACAGAAGGCAACTGATCATTTCAAACGTATTTTTCTGTATCAACAGTTTAATGCACAGTAGTTTATCATTTGCTCAATGCAAAATACTCAATATACTACTTTGGATATGCTGACAAAAATTTAATTTGATATATATTGTCTCAACAATGAAAATTCAGCAGGGGAATTTCTGCAGAGTGCTGGTATTTAAAGTCACAAATAGTCAATCATAAGCCCATGTTCTGTATTCAAAGGGGTCCTAAACCCAATGAAAGCTTTTTTGTTTGGGAACACAGATATTCAGAGAGGGTCTTAAGTCCCATTTCACCCTTACGTCCCGAGCTCTTCACTTTAACATATAGAATCTGAAATCTCAGAATTAATCACAAAGCATTACATTCCTCCCTGACTCCTAGCAGAGGGACCACACCATAATTATTTGTACTGCATTACAGAGAACAAGGTTTCATTGACAAACCCACTCCCcccctctggccatgcacaaGTGGTGCCTGAGgatctgctctgagctgctccttcctcctctcactgcaggcacgagACATTCCAGCACAAATGGAATCAAATCAATGGAAATTATGTTCTAGCAGCAGATAGAAAACCTACCTCTCAAGCCTCCAGAATTCTGtgctcctttttccccctttccttctGGTGTGTATTGCCACCAGCAATCTGCTCTCTCATATCTTCCCTTTTCCACTGGGAGACTTTAAACTACATAACTCCAGAACTGAAATATGAATGCCTGCcagcttcttttccttttggaagCAAAACAGTTTGAGAACCCCCCTTTCCAAGGCCACGTGAGCACATGCAGTAAATCAGGAGAGAGCAACAAGACAgccagaaaaaaaggagaaaaaaaaaaaggaaatgaagcaagcaagaaaaaggaaattcacACAAATATCCCTGTGGTTTTCTACTGCAGCTCTTGGGCCAGGAGGATACACCCACACTTTCAGCCCCTTTCTGCCCTCCACATGCACACACAAGATATGGGAGCCTCCATGGAAGGATTTGTGCATCTCTGAGGGCAGAGGGATTCCCGTGCAGTCCGTGGAGTCCTAGCACTGGCTAACACATTTGGGAATGAAATAGGCTGTTAGTCCTGGCAGAATTGACTATAATGGGAacacagagagacagaaagTACAGGAACATCACTGCAGTCacaccagcactgcctgggTAAGGGGGCTGATCCCATCTCCCAGTTAGAATGGGAAAGCCACTGCCCTATTCCTTGCAAAGACATGCACACTGCTGGGATTGAGGAGGGCAGCAGGACAAATCAGGACAAATCAGGACAAATCAGGCAGCAGGACATGGCTAAGAGCAGGTTTGGTTCTGAGGCTGCACTGGGGTAGGACATGACCAAAACAAGCTCATGCCAACTCCACACAACACAGAGTTGTACAACTGTTCCTTCCTTGCATCTCATGCTGTGCCTCTCTGGCCCCAGCCTACTCTCCATGGAAGGAGCTCCAAGGGGGCTCCTGGAGGATAAGAAAAGGGCAAGGGAAGCACCCAGAGGGTTAAGCACTTTGCCCTGATGCCTGAGTGTGATCTCTGCTACAGCTGCCCATCTGCTGGGGGCactgtgctctgctccccagcaaGGCTCATGTCCCAGACAGAAAGAACCACTGGAGGCCCTGGCAGTGAcacttccctctgctcctggctctcaATCACTGGCCAGCACTGAAACCAAGTTCATCCCATCCTctgaacaccagcacagccttggagagaggtgcATCCACTTGTGGGGGCTTGGGGGAACCCCAGTGCTGCCCTTGCTCcgggacaccagggacagcagccatcaccagctctgctgtcaccaGAGTGACCCAGAGGAGAGATGGAAAACAGCCTTTTAACAGCATCTTCAGGGGAACTAAGGGCTGAGCAGGCTGTGGAGAACAGTCTGACCAGTttcaccacagcccagctgtgtctTTGACCAGAAAAAGCCTCAGAGAGTGTTGGAAAAGCTTATCAGCAAACTCATATACACCCAATCCCTGGAGGTGAGTGCTACAGTCAAGGCAGAGAGAAGAGTCcttggcagcttttgtctttaTCTGCCTCATAATTCAAAGTCCAGTTCTTAGCATTTTCTGTGCTAAAAGGAGACTGGGTTATTTAAAGAAAGGGAATCCCACACAGCATTTCTATTTACCACAGTGCAACGATTTACTGCTTCAAGGACAAAGCAGTCCATGGTCAGGACTATCAGGCTGCAAGCACACAGAAGAGAGAGCAAGTCATGAgtcctgctgcagaggagcagagatccaccttCTGCCACCAATTTACCCTGCACAGACCCTGCCTGGGATCTGCAGGACTGCTGGCCCACTGGTGAGTGATCTGAGATGTCAGCACTCATTCTGAGccatatttattaattttttttgtaacaAGATGTGCCAGGACACCCTCAGCCAGGAGTCTTTGCTGCTAGTTGCACACAAACCATTGGTAAAAGGTTTTGCTCCATTCCTCAGCAAACACCCAGTGAAGGAAAAATGCACAAGaatgtttatttttcaaaaataacaAACACTAGTTGTTTAGACTTAAAGTTTGCCTTTCCACACAACTTTTGATCCTTACAGATCCTGACTGTGTTTATTCTGTTTTGCCTACAGAATTGAGACTTTAACAGACAAGAAATGGCCCTGATGCACGCAGTGCAATGGGGGTCACAGCTCAGGCTGCCCTTTGATAAATCCTGCTCCTGTTCTTTCCCCTGCCAATGCTCAATGCATCTGATTCCTTATCTGATCCCAAGTCCTCACTACAAAGCTTCCTCTCACTAATGTACAaatccctctctctctctttcccccaCCATTTCTTCCTCTCACTATTTCTGAGCATCTTGTACTGCTGTAAAACAGATGCCCAAGTTGtccatgcacaaaagaaccTCATCCATGtagtgctgcagctgagccaacgCCCCTGAGCTTGTGGGATGTGTttccacagccaggctggaaaaTCCAGCAGATGgatctgctgcagcagagcccagcacacagctcagcacagggcagagctTTTTCACTGCTCATCTGGCTGCAAAGTTACAAAGGCTGAGAGTTTTCAACACAAGACCTGTTTGGTTTTAAATTAGTAGAAGCTTGAGGTGTGTGGGGATTGAATCTGGGGTAGAATTTTGAGTACATCTTTTACACCAAGTAAAATAATTCACAGTTCAAGAGGAGCAAGAAATTTGCTGCAGGCCCACATAGAACCCTTAGGTTTGTCTTTCCATCCTCAAACCTATGCACCTAAAGAGGTCAAAAGTCACCAggagtgtttaaaaaaaaatcccaaaccatcACCACACACAACTCAAATAGTACCTTCTGATCAGCTgtacaaataaaaagaaaaggattcaTGCACTCCAAGTCCTAGGTTTTGGATTTTGCAGGGAATTGCTGCCTCTGTCAGGGATGGAATATTCCAATAAGCAGCCTGACAGTGCCAGCAGGCTGTCACAGCCACCTCTGGAGGCTAAACCTTGCCAGCCTGCCACAGGCTCCAAGTAATGCGAGATCCAGATGCAAACTGTATCCATGAGCTTGATTTCTTCCTTTTGGAGAAAgtgagagggaaaaaaccttTTATAAATGTGCTCCCCAGGATGCACAATCCACAGATCACTGTGGCTGTGTTTGGTGTTGATTCACAGCAGGATTCCCTGACTCcctggtgccaggctggcagcaggagttgGGGATCCAGCATCAGCTGCCAGGACAATGATGATTTTCATCATGCCAGACCCTGGGATTAGCTCCGTTGGATGGAGCATGGTGCTAATAATGCCAAGACTGCAGGTTTGATCCCTGCATGGGCTGGAAGAGCTGGGCTTGATGattc contains:
- the AGTR2 gene encoding type-2 angiotensin II receptor, yielding MQSNYSLVVTTRESLQVLSTALTNSSAVSHSSPPCPLTSSNYQFSLIPALFSAVFVLGLVGNSVVVVVLCRHTGPKTVANIYIFNLAMADLLCLATLPFWATYYAQGYNWLFGSLMCKISSSVLCLNMFASIFFITCMSVDRYHAIVHPIHSQRRTPQQAYFVALVVWGLACLSSLPTFYFRDTYYVESLEVNACIMAFPYENYAQWSVATAFLKNTLGFFIPLAVITTCYISIRRHLLKAQQFGKSRQKRDKVLKLVAAVVIAFLISWLPFHVLTFLNALAHMEVIASCAVVGLIDTALPFGICVAFANSCTNPLLYCFIGNQFQEKLHRLFKRRVHQLSSHRESSSARRGSCFREPETPVGKEGEPESFL